The DNA segment CGGCAATCCCTTTTACGTACCCCGTTGATCGCTGCGTTCCCTTGAGCCGCCCCGCGTCCGAGCGATGGGGCCACCGTGTCAACCTTCCAGTTTCCAGTCGAGTGCTTCGATGACCGAGCCAATGCCCCGCGATTCAGACGTTCTGCAACGCCATCTGCGCGATATCCGCGAGCTGCTCTCGCGTCAGCGTCTGGTCGAGGATCTGATGCATCGACAGCACAGTTCGCATCAGGATCTGGTCGATTCCATCACCCATCGTCAGACGATCGGCTGGCTCAAGCGCAAGCTCGACCGGCTTCATCCGGCCGACATCGCCTACATTCTGGAGGCCCTGCCGCGCGATCAGCGGCAACTGGTGTGGGATCTGGTGCGTTCGGACAAGGACGGCGAGATCCTGCTCGAGGTCTCGGATGCGGTGCGTCCGTCGCTGATCGAGACCATGGACAGTGCGGAGATCCGCGCGGCGGCCGAGTCGCTCGACGCCGACGAGCTGGCGGATCTGGCGCTCGACCTGCCGCCCGAAGTCATGGAGGACGTGCTCGAAGCGCTCGATCACGAGGAGCGCGAGCATGTGCGCGCGGCCATGTCCTATCCGGAGGACACGGTCGGGGCGCTGATGGACTTCGACATGGTCACGGTGCGCGAGGATGTGACCCTGGAGGTGGTGCTGCGCTATCTGCGCCGGTTCGATGAGCTGCCGGATCACACCGACAAGCTCATCGTCGTCGATCGCGAGGAGCGTCTGCGCGGCGTCCTGACTCTGGAGTCGCTGCTCATCAACGAGCCCGAGCGGCTGGTGTCCGAGGTGATGAAGTCCAAGTCGGTCGTGACCTTCGCGCCCGAGGACGATGCCGACGAGGCCGCCGCCGCCTTCGAGCGCTACGATCTGATCTCGGTGCCTGTGATCGATGCCGAGCGGCGTGTCATCGGCCGGGTGACGGTGGCCGATATGGTCGACCGGATTCGTGAGGAGTCGGAGGCCGAGATCCTCAGTCATGCCGGTCTGCGCGAGGAGGAGGACATCTTTGCGCCTGTGATGCGTTCGGTGCGCAATCGTTGGGCCTGGCTGGCGATCAATCTGGTGACGGCGTTCGTGGCTTCGCGGGTGATCGATCTGTTCGAGGATTCGATCGCGCAGTTGGTGGCGCTGGCGGCGCTGATGCCGATCGTGGCGGGGATCGGGGGGAATGCGGGCAATCAGACGATTACGATGATCGTGCGCGCCATTGCGATAGGGCAGGTCGGGCCGTCGGCGGTGTGGCGTCTGTTGGGGAAGG comes from the Allochromatium tepidum genome and includes:
- the mgtE gene encoding magnesium transporter, translated to MTEPMPRDSDVLQRHLRDIRELLSRQRLVEDLMHRQHSSHQDLVDSITHRQTIGWLKRKLDRLHPADIAYILEALPRDQRQLVWDLVRSDKDGEILLEVSDAVRPSLIETMDSAEIRAAAESLDADELADLALDLPPEVMEDVLEALDHEEREHVRAAMSYPEDTVGALMDFDMVTVREDVTLEVVLRYLRRFDELPDHTDKLIVVDREERLRGVLTLESLLINEPERLVSEVMKSKSVVTFAPEDDADEAAAAFERYDLISVPVIDAERRVIGRVTVADMVDRIREESEAEILSHAGLREEEDIFAPVMRSVRNRWAWLAINLVTAFVASRVIDLFEDSIAQLVALAALMPIVAGIGGNAGNQTITMIVRAIAIGQVGPSAVWRLLGKEVGVALINGVVWGGVIGGVVWWLYGNLELGLVMIGAMTLNLLLAATAGVVIPLIRQRLGRDPALGSSVMITALTDSGGFFIFLGLATLFLL